One Longimicrobium terrae DNA segment encodes these proteins:
- a CDS encoding glycosyltransferase family 2 protein: protein MTWYEITSLVLVRLEWVILIYFAFVNGWYLLLLISAGYEMREYVLLTRGRARWRLMGSRVAPSISMLAPAYNEAATISESVRGLLALYYPNLQVVVVNDGSKDATMEVLQDTFDLAPIHPIYQKRIPSQEVIGLYRSRLHPNLIVVDKRNGGKADALNAGLNLTTSELVCAIDADTLIEPDSLQRMVRPFLERRDVVAAGGTIRIANGSTVEAGRVSHARAPRRLLPGCQVVEYLRAFLFGRLGWNRLGGNLIISGAFGLFSRDAMLAAGGYEHATVGEDMELALRLRRIGYERKGPHQIAFVPDPVAWTEAPETAAVLGRQRDRWHRGLADVLWRHRGVMFNPRYGAMGLIVFPYFVLVELLAPIVEAVGLLGLVAGLTLGAINVPFAILFFLAAYGLGAVLTVMTLVMEEASFHRYEGFRDRMLLVGWAMVENLGYRQMTVWWRLRGIWKYLRGSKSWGSMERRGFGTTPLPPVKPAP, encoded by the coding sequence ATGACCTGGTACGAGATTACGTCGCTGGTGCTGGTGCGGCTGGAGTGGGTCATCCTGATCTACTTTGCCTTCGTGAACGGCTGGTACCTGCTGCTGCTGATCAGCGCCGGGTACGAGATGCGCGAGTACGTCCTTCTGACCCGCGGACGTGCCCGCTGGCGGCTGATGGGCTCCCGCGTGGCGCCGTCGATCAGCATGCTGGCGCCGGCGTACAACGAGGCGGCCACCATCTCCGAAAGCGTGCGCGGGCTGCTGGCGCTGTACTATCCCAACCTGCAGGTGGTGGTCGTCAACGACGGCAGCAAGGACGCCACCATGGAGGTGCTGCAGGACACCTTCGACCTGGCGCCCATCCACCCCATCTACCAGAAGCGGATTCCCTCGCAGGAGGTGATCGGCCTCTACCGGTCGCGCCTGCACCCCAACCTGATCGTCGTCGACAAGCGCAACGGCGGCAAGGCGGACGCGCTGAACGCGGGGCTGAACCTGACCACGAGCGAGCTGGTGTGCGCCATCGACGCCGACACGCTCATCGAGCCGGATTCGCTGCAGCGAATGGTGCGCCCGTTCCTGGAGCGGCGCGACGTGGTGGCCGCGGGGGGGACGATCCGCATCGCCAACGGATCCACGGTGGAGGCGGGGCGGGTGAGCCACGCGCGCGCCCCCCGGCGGCTGCTTCCTGGCTGCCAGGTGGTGGAGTACCTGCGGGCTTTCCTCTTCGGGCGCTTGGGATGGAACCGGCTGGGGGGCAACCTGATCATCTCCGGCGCCTTCGGGCTGTTCAGCCGCGATGCCATGCTGGCGGCGGGGGGTTACGAGCACGCCACGGTGGGCGAGGACATGGAACTGGCGCTTCGGCTGCGCCGCATCGGCTACGAGCGCAAGGGACCGCACCAGATCGCCTTTGTCCCCGATCCCGTCGCGTGGACGGAGGCGCCGGAAACCGCGGCGGTCCTGGGGCGGCAGCGCGACCGCTGGCACCGCGGGCTGGCGGACGTCCTGTGGCGGCATCGGGGCGTGATGTTCAACCCGCGCTACGGGGCGATGGGGCTCATCGTCTTTCCCTACTTTGTCCTGGTGGAGCTGCTGGCGCCCATCGTGGAGGCGGTGGGGCTGCTGGGGCTGGTGGCCGGGCTCACGCTGGGCGCCATCAACGTGCCCTTCGCCATCCTCTTCTTTCTGGCGGCCTACGGACTGGGCGCGGTGCTCACGGTGATGACGCTGGTGATGGAAGAAGCGTCCTTTCACCGCTACGAGGGCTTTCGCGACCGCATGCTGCTGGTGGGATGGGCGATGGTGGAAAACCTGGGCTACCGGCAGATGACCGTGTGGTGGCGGCTGCGGGGAATCTGGAAGTACCTGCGGGGGAGCAAGAGCTGGGGCTCCATGGAGCGCCGCGGCTTCGGCACCACGCCGCTGCCGCCCGTGAAGCCGGCTCCGTAA